One part of the Aerosakkonema funiforme FACHB-1375 genome encodes these proteins:
- a CDS encoding universal stress protein: MNIKSMLMRLQSSLGRDDLCDRIVLLPQPKKTVIAADESSNSLTLVVGYNGSPKSHAALDISLLIAHQTRLATSKQVTVQVVYVLEQNQSNQRQDIFRKSSIDAMSIEFLSASGSKSGTPVLTRTKLKTSIDSCSLKETFSEYYSFEQAESILWQARCLVEEWRDAFAAHLRFGSVATELRKVVESKSADILFLGCKSSDEPIVQKLGCNFPCAVLGIPDTVD, translated from the coding sequence GTGAACATCAAATCAATGTTAATGCGACTGCAAAGCTCATTAGGTCGAGATGATTTATGCGATCGAATTGTATTGTTGCCACAACCAAAAAAAACAGTTATTGCGGCAGATGAATCATCAAATTCGCTCACTTTAGTTGTAGGGTATAATGGCTCTCCCAAAAGCCACGCGGCTTTAGATATTAGCCTTTTAATTGCTCATCAAACACGTTTGGCTACGAGTAAGCAAGTCACAGTTCAAGTTGTCTACGTTCTAGAACAAAATCAAAGTAACCAGCGCCAGGATATTTTCAGGAAATCTTCAATTGATGCGATGTCAATAGAGTTTTTATCAGCCTCTGGCTCGAAATCGGGCACGCCTGTATTAACTCGAACTAAACTCAAAACATCGATAGATTCTTGCTCGCTCAAAGAAACTTTTTCTGAATACTATTCTTTTGAACAAGCGGAAAGTATTTTATGGCAGGCACGCTGTCTCGTTGAGGAATGGCGGGATGCTTTCGCAGCCCATCTTCGATTCGGTTCTGTAGCTACAGAACTGAGAAAAGTTGTAGAATCGAAATCCGCAGATATACTTTTCCTTGGCTGCAAATCTTCCGACGAACCTATCGTGCAAAAACTAGGTTGTAATTTCCCCTGCGCCGTGTTAGGAATTCCCGACACTGTTGATTGA
- a CDS encoding ABC transporter ATP-binding protein: MIKPTSVSTNASERSLPRQGFLEIENLFKSYRTADGGEFVVLNGIDLTIGEDEYISVIGHSGCGKSTLLKIVAGLEKPTSGTVWLDGREVRKPGSDRMMVFQHYGLLPWLTVRENIRLAVDEVLKNATRAEKISIVNEHLAMVNLNAAADKYPDEISGGMKQRVGIARALAIRPKMLLMDEPFGALDALTRGKLQRQVLNIWESHKQAVMMITHDVDEAIYMSDRIVLMTNGPAATIGEILEVPFPHPRNRQEIRQSKEYFELRNHALNFLDRYFTQDE, translated from the coding sequence ATGATTAAACCGACTTCCGTTTCTACCAATGCCTCCGAGCGTTCGTTACCCCGCCAGGGATTTCTGGAAATAGAGAATTTATTCAAGTCGTACCGGACTGCTGATGGGGGTGAATTTGTAGTTTTAAATGGCATCGATCTCACCATCGGTGAAGATGAATATATCTCCGTAATCGGTCACTCTGGATGTGGCAAATCAACACTGCTCAAAATTGTGGCAGGTTTGGAAAAACCGACTTCTGGAACGGTGTGGTTAGATGGCAGAGAAGTTCGCAAACCGGGAAGCGATCGCATGATGGTATTTCAACATTATGGGCTGCTACCCTGGCTAACAGTGCGCGAAAACATCCGTTTGGCTGTTGATGAAGTCCTCAAAAATGCTACCCGCGCCGAAAAAATTAGTATCGTGAACGAACACTTAGCGATGGTGAATTTAAATGCCGCAGCAGATAAATATCCGGATGAAATTTCTGGTGGGATGAAACAAAGAGTTGGCATTGCGAGAGCCTTGGCGATTCGACCTAAAATGTTACTGATGGACGAACCTTTCGGGGCGCTGGATGCGCTGACTCGCGGTAAATTGCAGCGACAAGTTCTCAATATTTGGGAAAGCCATAAGCAAGCAGTAATGATGATTACCCACGATGTCGATGAGGCGATTTATATGTCCGATCGCATAGTCTTGATGACGAACGGCCCTGCTGCTACAATAGGAGAGATTTTAGAGGTGCCTTTTCCCCATCCCCGCAACCGTCAGGAAATCCGACAGAGTAAAGAATATTTTGAACTCCGCAATCACGCCTTGAATTTCCTCGATCGGTATTTTACCCAAGACGAGTAG
- a CDS encoding ArsB/NhaD family transporter — protein sequence MENWQAIIATLTFVGVIFLIMTEWIHLTIAAFLGALILVFAHVMTLTEAIGYIGQSHATLSLFFGVMVLVRSFEPTKIFDYLGTQIVLLAKGKGNRLLLGIVAITTPICAFLPNATTVMLLAPLIPPIAEEVGVDFVPLLILMVFIANSAGLLTIVGDPATFIVGDAVNISFTDYLVRLSLGGAIAIFTVIAILPFLFRPIWQKNLDDLEHLPHPKINHPRVLAVGALIVAFVLIFFVIGEMLPTPISPATVALLGAVLALLLSHHSKIDSVNNILRDVDWSTLIFFMSIFVLIGGLEKTGVVGSLSGLLAIVLGKNIAFGSIAILFFVGIISSVVPNIPLVVAMVPLLKQYVVNVGLVSSEVLSPNFQGQFPPEVLPLFYAMMFGATLGGNGTMVGASSNIVAAGISELHGRRISFKTFLKYGLPVMTLQLIMAALYVIVRFLI from the coding sequence GTGGAAAACTGGCAAGCTATTATTGCTACTTTAACCTTTGTCGGTGTAATTTTCTTAATCATGACTGAGTGGATACACCTAACGATCGCTGCCTTTTTAGGGGCATTGATATTAGTTTTCGCTCACGTCATGACTTTAACAGAAGCTATAGGATACATCGGTCAAAGTCATGCAACACTGAGCTTATTCTTCGGAGTAATGGTACTCGTGCGATCGTTTGAGCCAACCAAAATTTTTGATTACTTAGGAACTCAAATAGTTTTGTTGGCTAAAGGAAAAGGCAATCGCCTACTTTTAGGTATTGTGGCTATTACCACTCCCATTTGTGCCTTTTTACCAAATGCCACCACCGTAATGTTGCTAGCACCTTTAATTCCACCTATAGCAGAAGAAGTAGGTGTGGATTTTGTGCCCTTGCTGATCTTAATGGTTTTTATTGCTAATAGCGCTGGCTTGCTAACAATTGTTGGCGACCCCGCCACTTTCATTGTGGGAGATGCAGTCAATATTAGCTTTACAGATTACCTAGTTCGCTTGAGTTTGGGAGGTGCGATCGCTATTTTCACGGTGATAGCTATTCTCCCATTTTTATTCCGCCCAATATGGCAGAAAAATTTAGACGACCTAGAACATTTGCCACACCCAAAGATTAATCATCCCCGCGTTTTAGCAGTTGGCGCATTAATAGTGGCTTTCGTATTAATTTTCTTCGTCATCGGAGAAATGCTGCCGACCCCAATTTCTCCAGCGACAGTTGCTTTGTTGGGAGCAGTTTTAGCATTGCTACTTTCACACCATAGCAAAATAGATTCTGTCAATAATATATTGAGGGATGTTGACTGGAGTACATTGATATTTTTTATGTCTATCTTTGTGCTTATTGGGGGGTTGGAAAAAACTGGTGTAGTTGGCAGTTTATCAGGATTATTGGCAATAGTTTTAGGCAAAAATATTGCGTTTGGCTCAATAGCTATCCTCTTTTTTGTCGGAATTATATCGAGCGTCGTTCCCAATATTCCGCTTGTGGTGGCGATGGTGCCATTACTCAAACAATACGTAGTTAATGTAGGCTTAGTAAGCTCAGAAGTACTATCCCCAAACTTTCAAGGACAGTTCCCACCAGAAGTGCTACCGTTATTTTATGCCATGATGTTCGGTGCAACTTTAGGAGGAAACGGTACGATGGTAGGTGCTTCTTCCAACATCGTAGCGGCAGGAATTTCCGAACTGCACGGACGCCGAATTTCGTTTAAAACTTTTCTGAAATACGGCTTACCTGTGATGACGCTGCAACTGATAATGGCAGCATTGTATGTGATTGTTCGCTTTTTAATCTAG